The nucleotide sequence CCAAAAGCTTTTTTTGTAACTATTTTTGCCAAACCTATAAAAAAACATTTAGTAGATTATTATATAATAGATATTTCACAAAATACATGGATTGAACAACCATGGGATATGGATTTTTCTTATGTTCCTCCTTTAGCTTCACAAATAACTTGATTATTTTATAATATTAATATCAATATTGAATTTTTTGTAAAATATATTTTTTAAGAGATTAATATGATTGAAAAAAACAAAATTAAATTAAATTATAAAAAAAAAGAAATAAAAAAAAATAAAGAAAATTTAAAAAAAAAAATATCAAAAGAAAAAATAAAAAACAAAAAAGAAATGAAATTATTTGAAAAAATAATTAAAAAAGACATTATAAATGCTAGTTTATTTTCTTTAGAAAAAAAAATAATAGAATTATTAAATATTGTGGATAATTTAGAAAAATGTATAGAATCTTTTAGTATAAAAAAAAAAGAAAATGTAAAAATTAACAAATATTTAAAAAATATTATGAATGAATTTTTAAAATTATTAAAAAATTATAACGTAATTCCAGTAAATGATATTTTAGTAACATTTGATCCTGGTATACACCAAGCTATATCAATAACTAAAATTACAAAAAATAAAATTTCTTCAAATACGGTAATAGAAATTTTTCAAAAAGGATATATTTTGAATAATCGTTTATTAAGGCCAGCTTTAGTTAAAGTTTATCAATAAAATTTGTTATTATTCAGTATTTAAAAATATATTAAACAATTAATAATTTTACTTAGTAATATTTAATAGATGAAAAAAAAATATAACGTTATTTTAATTAATAAAAAATCTGCATATAATTATTTTATTATAGAAAAAATAGAAAGTGGTGTTGTTCTAAAAGGATGGGAAGTTAAATCTTTAAGAAAAAAGCAAATAAACATTAATGGAAGTTACGTATCATTTTATGATAATGAAGCTTATTTAGTTAATTCAAGTATAGAACCATTAAAATATGTTTATAATAACAATATTATTTTAAAAGAAAAAACAAGAAATAGAAAATTACTTTTACATAGACAAGAAATAAATTATTTAAAAAATAAAGTTAATAAAATGAGATTAACCATAATAATTATATCTATTTATTGGATAAAAAATTTATGTAAAATTAGATTAGGATTGGCAAAAGGAAAAAAAAAATATGATAAAAGATTATTAGATAAAAAAAAACAATGGGACAAAAACAAAAAATTATTAAGATAATAACAATCATAACTTTACCTAATATAAAAATTATGAATAAAGACATAAAATGGATGAGTGTAGCCTTAGAACAAGCAAAAAAAGCAAAAAATTCAAATGAAATACCAGTAGGATCATTGTTGATTTTATCAAATATTGTTATAGGATCAGGATATAATTTATCTATTAAGCAAAATGATCCTACTGCACATGCAGAAATAATTACTTTACGTAATGCTGGTAAATTTATAAAAAACTACAGATTGTTACAAACAACACTTTATGTTACATTAGAACCATGTCTTATGTGTATAGGAGCTATAATTAATAGTAGAATAAAAAAATTAGTATTTGGAGCTTATTCATATAAAAAAAATAAATCAATCATAAATATTTTAAAACTTTTAAATATAAAAAATAAAATGAAAATTAAAGGAGGAGTATTAAAAAATAAATGTTCTTCTTTGTTAAAAAACTTTTTTAAAGGAAAAAGAAATATTAAAAATTAGTTCTCAATAATAACTATGGCACTAGCATAATATTTTTGATCAGTTATACTTAAATGGATATATTTAACACCTATTTTTTTTAAAATTATTTTGGTTTCATTTAGAACAATTAAATTTGGTTTTCCATTTTTATTATTAAATATTTCAAAATCTGTTAAATATATATTTTTTTTTATATTTTTCAATGAGCATGCTTTGTATGCTGCTTCTTTAGAAGCAAATCTTTTTGCTAAAAAATGATCCTTATTTTTTTTTGTTAAAAATTCGTTAAATTCATTAATACATAATATTTTTTTTGCAAATTTTATTTTGTTTTTTATATTTTTGATTCTATTTATTTCTACAGTATCAATTCCTATTCCTAAAATTGTCATATTATTCAAAACCTAATTTTTTATATTATTTTAAATTTAATTATGAATTAATTTTAATATTTTGTTTTTACCCACAACATTAAGTTTACTTTGTTTTGCAAAAATTTTTCTATATTTATTCTAGACAATAAACTACATAATTTTATTTTTGAAGCTTTTTTTCCTATAAAAATTTTTTTTTTATTCAAACTATTCACAAAAATATTTATTTTAATATTATATTCATTTTTTTCATTTAAATAAAACGAATTTATTTTTAAAAAAAAATCATAAGGTAATTCCATATTTAAATTTCTCATTAATTTTTCTCTTACTATTTCTTTTATCATAAAATGTTTAGATAAATTATTAGTTTTTTTAGAAGAAAAAAAATGTTTTTTAATTGGTAATGATCTATTTACAACTTTAATTATGTTTTTAATATTAATATTTTTTTTTGCAGAAACTGGTATTAAAGATAAAAAATTTGTTTTTTTGTTTAAAAAATTTAAATAAGGTAATAATTTTTTTTTATTCTTTAACAAATCAATTTTATTTATCACTAATAAAATACAATTATTATATTTTTTTATCAAAAATAATATTTTTTCCTCATCTATACCCCAATAAATATTATCTATAACAAAAATTACTAATTTTGAATTTAAAATGTAATTCATAGTTTTTTTATCAAAATAATAATTGTTTTTTTTTTTATTAAAAATAACACCAGGACAATCTATATAAATAGATTGATAATTATCAAATGTTTTTATTCCTAATATATTTTTTTGTGTTGTGTTATTTTTTTTTGAAGTAATAGATATTTTTTTTCCTATTAATTTGTTTATTAAAGTAGATTTACCTACATTACTTTTTCCTATTATAGGTATTTCACCACAGTAACTTTTTTTTTTTATCATTATCTATTTTAATCCTAATTTTATCAATGCTAATTGTGCTGCTTGTTGTTCTGCTTTTCTTCTACTGGATCCTATTCCAATCAAACGCAACATTCCACTAATTTCACAACTTATTGTGAATAATTGATTATGTGCTTCACCACATACTTTGAGAATAAAATAAGATGGTAAAGGTAAATGTTGTGATTGCAAAAATTCTTGTAATCTGGTTTTAGGATCCTTTTGTTTATCTCCTGGACTTATTTTTTTTAAACGATTTTTGTACCATTTTAAAACTAAATCTTCTATTATTAAAATATCACTATCTAAAAAAATGCTACCAATAATGGATTCAACGGTATTAGCTAATATTGATTCTCTTCTAAAACCTCCGCTTTTTAATTCCCCTGGACCTAACTGTAAATAATCTCCTAAATTAAATTCACAAGCTATTTCAGATAGAGTATAACCTCTAACTAATGTAGCTCTCATTCTACTCATATCACCTTCATTTACACATGGAAAATTTTTATATAAATATTTAGCTATTATAAAACTTAAAATAGAATCACCTAAAAATTCTAACCTTTCATTATGTTTACTACTAGCACTACGATGAGTTAAAGCTCTATATAATAGCTTTTTATTATTATAAATATACCCTAATATTTTTTCTAATTTTCTTAATATTATTAAATTCATATAATACCAATGATTTACACAAACATTTTACAAAAATATTTATTTGTAATAATTATTA is from Buchnera aphidicola (Taiwanaphis decaspermi) and encodes:
- the grpE gene encoding nucleotide exchange factor GrpE encodes the protein MIEKNKIKLNYKKKEIKKNKENLKKKISKEKIKNKKEMKLFEKIIKKDIINASLFSLEKKIIELLNIVDNLEKCIESFSIKKKENVKINKYLKNIMNEFLKLLKNYNVIPVNDILVTFDPGIHQAISITKITKNKISSNTVIEIFQKGYILNNRLLRPALVKVYQ
- the smpB gene encoding SsrA-binding protein SmpB is translated as MKKKYNVILINKKSAYNYFIIEKIESGVVLKGWEVKSLRKKQININGSYVSFYDNEAYLVNSSIEPLKYVYNNNIILKEKTRNRKLLLHRQEINYLKNKVNKMRLTIIIISIYWIKNLCKIRLGLAKGKKKYDKRLLDKKKQWDKNKKLLR
- the tadA gene encoding tRNA adenosine(34) deaminase TadA, encoding MGQKQKIIKIITIITLPNIKIMNKDIKWMSVALEQAKKAKNSNEIPVGSLLILSNIVIGSGYNLSIKQNDPTAHAEIITLRNAGKFIKNYRLLQTTLYVTLEPCLMCIGAIINSRIKKLVFGAYSYKKNKSIINILKLLNIKNKMKIKGGVLKNKCSSLLKNFFKGKRNIKN
- the acpS gene encoding holo-ACP synthase, whose protein sequence is MTILGIGIDTVEINRIKNIKNKIKFAKKILCINEFNEFLTKKNKDHFLAKRFASKEAAYKACSLKNIKKNIYLTDFEIFNNKNGKPNLIVLNETKIILKKIGVKYIHLSITDQKYYASAIVIIEN
- the era gene encoding GTPase Era, with amino-acid sequence MIKKKSYCGEIPIIGKSNVGKSTLINKLIGKKISITSKKNNTTQKNILGIKTFDNYQSIYIDCPGVIFNKKKNNYYFDKKTMNYILNSKLVIFVIDNIYWGIDEEKILFLIKKYNNCILLVINKIDLLKNKKKLLPYLNFLNKKTNFLSLIPVSAKKNINIKNIIKVVNRSLPIKKHFFSSKKTNNLSKHFMIKEIVREKLMRNLNMELPYDFFLKINSFYLNEKNEYNIKINIFVNSLNKKKIFIGKKASKIKLCSLLSRINIEKFLQNKVNLMLWVKTKY
- the rnc gene encoding ribonuclease III, with product MNLIILRKLEKILGYIYNNKKLLYRALTHRSASSKHNERLEFLGDSILSFIIAKYLYKNFPCVNEGDMSRMRATLVRGYTLSEIACEFNLGDYLQLGPGELKSGGFRRESILANTVESIIGSIFLDSDILIIEDLVLKWYKNRLKKISPGDKQKDPKTRLQEFLQSQHLPLPSYFILKVCGEAHNQLFTISCEISGMLRLIGIGSSRRKAEQQAAQLALIKLGLK